In Spinacia oleracea cultivar Varoflay chromosome 5, BTI_SOV_V1, whole genome shotgun sequence, a single window of DNA contains:
- the LOC130460785 gene encoding protein ALP1-like yields MAPLQLTNIRRRKKKQIELLITIMVVINVIPIMYYVLFMMGVILHKIERPRYSKSEKKRLRLKKLNTLIKYSDVICKSRVNRRTFGVICEMARDIGGLTESRNMSIEEIVAMFLFTLAHHIKNRTVGNIFFRSGESVSRNFHRCLLAILKLHDHLLKKPTPITEDCEDGRWKYFKNCLGALDGTYVSVHVANEDRPRYRTRKGSIAMNVLGVCNPNMEFIYVQPGWEGSAHDGRVLRDAISRPHGLKVPQGSYYLVDAGYTNCEGFLAPYRGHRYHLKEWGDRLPISAEEYFNMKHSKARNVIERCFGLLKGRWGILRSPSFFPIRTQGRIVQACVLLHNVIRKYMPTDYTTYFDSENEEESDDEDTDEEMEYITVIATSDAWTNYRNTLAQTLFNNWRARCIANT; encoded by the exons ATGGCTCCCTTGCAATTGACTAACATAaggagaaggaagaagaagCAAATAGAGTTACTAATAACAATTATGGTTGTTATTAATGTAATTCCTATTATGTATTATGTGTTGTTTATGATGGGAGTGATACTTCATAAAATTGAAAGGCCTAGATATAGCAAGAGTGAGAAGAAACGTCTTAGGCTAAAGAAATTGAATACATTAATTAAGTATAGTGATGTAATTTGCAAGAGTCGGGTAAATAGAAGAACTTTTGGTGTGATTTGTGAGATGGCAAGAGATATTGGAGGATTGACGGAAAGTCGAAACATGTCAATAGAAGAAATAGTAGCCATGTTTTTGTTCACTTTGGCTCATCATATAAAAAATAGGACAGtgggaaatattttttttcgaaGTGGAGAAAGTGTTAGTCGAAACTTTCATCGATGTCTACTTGCTATTCTAAAGTTACATGATCATCTACTTAAAAAGCCGACACCTATAACGGAAGATTGCGAGGATGGGCGGTGGAAATACTTTAAG AATTGTTTAGGAGCCTTAGACGGCACATATGTTAGTGTTCATGTCGCAAATGAGGATAGGCCAAGGTATCGGACAAGGAAAGGTTCTATTGCCATGAATGTACTAGGTGTGTGTAATCCTAATATGGAATTTATATATGTGCAACCTGGTTGGGAAGGATCTGCTCATGATGGTCGTGTCCTTCGAGATGCCATTAGTAGGCCTCATGGTTTAAAAGTTCCTCAAG GTTCCTATTATTTGGTTGATGCGGGATATACAAATTGTGAGGGTTTCTTAGCGCCATATAGAGGCCATCGATATCACCTGAAAGAGTGGGGAGATCGACTTCCAATTAGCGCTGAAGAGTATTTCAACATGAAACATTCCAAAGCTAGGAATGTAATTGAAAGATGCTTTGGATTATTGAAAGGAAGATGGGGTATTCTAAGATCCCCATCTTTCTTCCCAATACGTACTCAAGGACGTATAGTTCAAGCTTGTGTCCTATTACATAACGTGATTCGAAAGTATATGCCAACCGATTACACTACATATTTTGATTCCGAGAATGAAGAAGAAAGTGATGATGAGGACACTGATGAGGAAATGGAATATATTACTGTTATTGCAACATCCGATGCTTGGACTAATTATCGAAACACTTTAGCACAAACTTTGTTTAATAACTGGAGAGCTAGATGTATTGCAAACACATGA